In Nitrospirota bacterium, the DNA window TATGGGTTTGTCCTCCACAATGGGAATGCCGGATTTGCCGGCAATATCCTTGATCCTTTCCGCCATGAACCCTGCACCCTTGGCAATGACCTTTGGTGCTCCCATGGCAGCCCGTTCATACTTCAGTGCAATAGCTAAATGAGTCGGGTTTGTTATTATTACAGTAGCTTTCGGTACCTCCTGCATCATCCTTTTTCTTGCCATCTCTTTCTGTATGGACCTTATCCTGGCCTTTATATGCGGATCACCTTCTGTTGATTTATACTCCTCTTTCACTTCCTCCTTGCTCATTCTGAGTGAGCGCTCATGTTTCCATCTCTCGTTGATATAATCAAGAAAGGATATGATAAAGAAGCAGACAAAGCCGAGTTTTATTGTATAGAAGAGCATTCCCGACATGGATACCGAAAGAGTCTGTACATCCATAGCCATCAGGTTCAGGAGCAGGGGCATGCTTTTTTTGAGTATGACGTAGAGTAGCAACGCACCTGTAATAAATTTGACAATACCCTTCAGGAATTCCATTGCAGCATGTCTTGAGAACATTCTCTTTATTCCCTCTATCGGGTTTATCTTCTCCACTTCCAGCTTTAGGGGTTTGATGACAAATCCACCCTGTATGGTATTGCCGGCTATTGCCATTAGAACGGCTATCGCCATAAAAGGCAGCAGTATCAGGACGCCTTTGACGGATAAATCCTTCATTACATCCAGAGGACCATTAAGGTGTGGGAAGGTAAGCCCCTCTCTCGTAATGACCATGATGTTCTGTATGGTGGAATGTCCCATAAAAATCATGATGAGGACAACCCCTCCCATAGAGAGCATTGAACTGAGTTCCCTGCTGCGGGCAACACGGCCCTCTTCCCTGGCCTTCTGCCGTTTTTGAGGAGTTCCCTGTTCTGTTTTTTCCTGGTCATCAGCCATTTACCTGGTTCCTCCCGAAAGGATTATACCGGTGAGATCACCCTTTATCCCAATGAAATAACCGCTGAGAAGATAGATCATCAGCGGTAACCCAAGGAGCATTACAATATATCCCAAAGTGATATATATGGGGTATCCAACAAAGAATATATTAAACTGAGGTATGAGTTTGGAGAGCATGCCAAGCAATATGTTGGTGATCATCACCACGGCTATGACAGGTGCTGAAAGTTTTATTGCCAGTGTGAAAATCCTGCTGCTGAGTGCTATCCCTGCACTTACCATGCTCTTTATATCCGCTCCCCCGACTGCTACATGTTCAAAGCTCTTTATAAAGGCATAAATAAAGTAGTGATGGGCATCAAGACTCAGGAAGAGCAGAAAGGCCACGATGCCGTAGAGCCTGGCAATTTCTGTTGACTGACCGATCTCCGGATTAAAGACAGTTGCCATGGAGAGCCCCATTGTAGTGGCTATAATCTGGCCGGCGGTATCAACAGCATAAAAGATGAATCTCACGGTCAGGGCAAGGACAAAGGAGAAGATGGTTTCCTTTATCACCATGAGGGGAATGTCCGCCTCAGCCCAGAGATTCTTTTGATTTTTCATGTCTGCTTCGTCTCCGATAAAGTGCTCCAAGGAGGGTTGTAAGTTTTCTCCGGGTTGAATGACGGTCTGCACTATAGGGGTCAGCAGTAAAGATAGGGCAATGATAAGGCCGATCCTGAAATGGGGAGGCAGATTCTTGCTGCCAAAAAAG includes these proteins:
- the flhB gene encoding flagellar biosynthesis protein FlhB — its product is MADDQEKTEQGTPQKRQKAREEGRVARSRELSSMLSMGGVVLIMIFMGHSTIQNIMVITREGLTFPHLNGPLDVMKDLSVKGVLILLPFMAIAVLMAIAGNTIQGGFVIKPLKLEVEKINPIEGIKRMFSRHAAMEFLKGIVKFITGALLLYVILKKSMPLLLNLMAMDVQTLSVSMSGMLFYTIKLGFVCFFIISFLDYINERWKHERSLRMSKEEVKEEYKSTEGDPHIKARIRSIQKEMARKRMMQEVPKATVIITNPTHLAIALKYERAAMGAPKVIAKGAGFMAERIKDIAGKSGIPIVEDKPIAQALYKLDVDTEIPEILYRAVARILSYIYKLRGAVA
- a CDS encoding flagellar biosynthetic protein FliR; protein product: MKGTEILTNDITTFLLVLLRLGIVMTFLPFFGSKNLPPHFRIGLIIALSLLLTPIVQTVIQPGENLQPSLEHFIGDEADMKNQKNLWAEADIPLMVIKETIFSFVLALTVRFIFYAVDTAGQIIATTMGLSMATVFNPEIGQSTEIARLYGIVAFLLFLSLDAHHYFIYAFIKSFEHVAVGGADIKSMVSAGIALSSRIFTLAIKLSAPVIAVVMITNILLGMLSKLIPQFNIFFVGYPIYITLGYIVMLLGLPLMIYLLSGYFIGIKGDLTGIILSGGTR